In Colwellia sp. M166, a genomic segment contains:
- a CDS encoding SDR family NAD(P)-dependent oxidoreductase has protein sequence MAKGVLITGASGGIGQACAHWFAERGWQVFLHGRDETRLISLHDELKANYQIDCYYYCADLTDSTSIKPLMQQVNKSLSQLTCLIHCAGSLTQGSLTTLRASDIDQQFNLHLKSSLLLAQLSSRLMLRNKQSNNECAMVFVSSVVADQGAIGQILYSAAKSGLHGMVKSMSKELGVHNIRVNAVAPGFIDTDLVASYTPEQRETLVQATSLKRLGCSNDVAKAIGFLASEQASYITGHILAVDAGLTL, from the coding sequence ATGGCAAAAGGTGTATTAATAACGGGCGCAAGTGGCGGTATAGGACAAGCCTGTGCTCACTGGTTTGCCGAACGTGGCTGGCAAGTGTTTTTACACGGTCGCGATGAAACACGACTTATCTCTTTGCATGATGAATTAAAAGCCAATTATCAGATAGACTGTTATTATTACTGCGCCGACTTAACCGACAGCACAAGCATTAAACCCCTTATGCAACAAGTTAATAAATCACTCTCACAGCTGACTTGCCTAATACATTGTGCCGGCTCTCTTACTCAAGGCTCACTAACCACCTTAAGAGCATCAGATATCGATCAACAATTTAACTTACATTTAAAATCAAGCTTGTTATTGGCACAGCTGAGTAGTCGATTAATGCTACGCAATAAACAAAGCAACAATGAATGCGCAATGGTGTTTGTTAGCTCGGTTGTTGCAGATCAAGGTGCGATAGGCCAAATACTCTATAGCGCGGCGAAATCTGGCTTACATGGTATGGTAAAAAGTATGTCCAAAGAACTTGGTGTCCATAATATTCGCGTAAATGCCGTTGCCCCCGGTTTTATTGATACAGACCTTGTTGCCAGTTATACGCCAGAACAGCGGGAAACGTTAGTACAAGCTACATCATTAAAGCGCTTAGGCTGTTCAAACGATGTCGCAAAAGCCATCGGATTTTTAGCGAGCGAGCAAGCAAGTTATATTACCGGGCATATTCTCGCTGTTGATGCCGGTTTAACTTTATAA
- a CDS encoding GNAT family N-acetyltransferase yields MKNKTKRLTFTDPTVNTLAASKLLSTAPIINGYSVKLVPVNADNQVLLYQWRNQANVRQYMINQQVISRAEHQRWFSGLAKRQDQQHFVIYYRELPIGAINISCHDGLALERSQHGEVGLYIGEEKYRQNILAFAPSLAINDYAFEQLGIKKLSSKVKADNSAALKYNQQLGYTLTSKNSQQNRHQSENEFLAISLSAKDYETKSQSLKQFLARGKKRVN; encoded by the coding sequence ATGAAGAATAAAACTAAGAGACTAACTTTCACTGATCCTACGGTTAATACTTTAGCAGCGAGTAAATTATTATCTACAGCACCAATTATCAACGGCTATAGCGTCAAACTAGTGCCGGTTAATGCTGATAATCAGGTGCTATTATATCAATGGCGCAACCAAGCCAACGTTCGTCAGTATATGATCAATCAGCAAGTCATTAGCCGCGCTGAACATCAACGCTGGTTTTCGGGATTAGCCAAACGACAAGATCAACAACATTTTGTCATTTATTATCGAGAGCTGCCAATAGGAGCCATTAATATCAGCTGCCACGATGGCTTAGCTCTAGAAAGATCTCAACATGGCGAAGTTGGTTTATATATTGGCGAAGAGAAATATCGTCAGAACATTCTCGCTTTTGCGCCATCTTTGGCTATCAATGATTATGCTTTTGAGCAGCTCGGTATTAAAAAGCTTAGCTCAAAAGTAAAAGCAGACAATAGTGCTGCACTTAAATATAATCAACAACTTGGCTACACTTTAACGTCTAAAAATTCGCAGCAAAACCGCCATCAGAGCGAAAATGAATTTTTAGCTATTTCATTGTCTGCTAAAGACTATGAAACAAAAAGCCAATCATTAAAGCAATTTTTAGCCAGAGGAAAAAAACGTGTCAATTAA
- a CDS encoding glycosyltransferase family protein: MKVFCISQARMGSTRLPGKILKVVQGKSLLQWHCERVQQSKKIHLHIIATTTAPQDKILIAAFKHFFQLAFVNPAREKSLECYYGDEHNVLKRYFDAAKAFNAQPDDLIVRLTSDCPLIDPTLIDQLIIRHIKENINGISNIDITSCARGFDAEVFSMSALSQAAQMAETSYQLEHVTPFLYQNAEQYPLLSIKLNASELTESSTETSNTSALRLCVDEADDLALIEALMAQYPEAIIDATAAEIIDFLHQHADIAKINQQVVQKSH, encoded by the coding sequence ATGAAGGTTTTTTGTATTAGCCAAGCACGCATGGGCTCAACACGACTGCCAGGTAAAATACTGAAAGTGGTGCAAGGTAAATCATTACTGCAATGGCACTGTGAACGCGTACAGCAATCCAAAAAAATACACCTGCACATTATTGCCACCACCACAGCGCCACAAGATAAAATATTAATCGCGGCCTTTAAACACTTTTTTCAGCTGGCTTTTGTTAACCCCGCACGAGAAAAGTCGTTGGAGTGTTATTACGGTGACGAGCATAATGTTTTAAAAAGATATTTCGATGCCGCTAAGGCATTTAATGCCCAGCCCGATGATTTAATCGTGCGTTTGACCAGTGACTGCCCACTCATTGATCCGACCTTAATTGATCAATTAATCATCCGCCATATTAAAGAAAATATAAACGGTATCAGTAACATTGACATTACAAGTTGTGCTCGAGGTTTTGACGCAGAGGTTTTTTCTATGTCCGCGCTTAGCCAAGCCGCTCAAATGGCCGAAACCAGCTATCAGCTTGAGCACGTAACGCCTTTTCTTTATCAAAACGCTGAACAATATCCACTCTTATCAATAAAACTGAACGCCAGTGAATTGACAGAAAGTTCCACCGAAACATCGAATACTAGCGCATTGCGCCTCTGTGTAGATGAAGCTGACGATTTGGCGCTGATTGAAGCACTCATGGCGCAATATCCAGAAGCAATTATTGATGCAACAGCGGCTGAAATTATTGATTTTTTACACCAACACGCCGATATTGCAAAAATCAATCAACAGGTAGTACAAAAGAGTCATTAG
- a CDS encoding AMP-binding protein, with protein MVINTQVQGINQVSDLTAVFWSANLATHTNSIIDADNKLEITYSELNQRIDALIERLPATRQLVALVAHNNLNFLISYLALLRAKHVVLLIEKNTDQANNTVQNRHQKILNQYQVNYLIEQQEITLLNEKPVALHASLALLLSTSGSTGSAKLVKLSYHNLTVNTQSICQYLPIKSTDCVVTTLPLHYSFGLSILHTHLAVGAKIVLTQASPIDKSLWQIYKDHQPSSFYGVPFSFELLTKLQLKRLPLASVQYMAQAGGQLSEATCQSVNNWCQENNKALFLMYGQTEACARIAYLPPKKVATKSGYIGQVIPHGELAIINKQNQHVTLSNTVGELCYRGGNVFIGYAENVNSLATYEEIDWLHTGDLAVVDNDGDYKLVGRIKRIVKIMGKRISLDEVERHIRATTSIDFAISNTDDMLTLYYVDSDAEPDTKQSLNIEKLQQDIADFCHINRRYINLNCRALLPRKSNGKVDYMALSQ; from the coding sequence ATGGTTATAAATACGCAAGTACAAGGTATTAATCAAGTGAGCGACTTAACGGCTGTATTTTGGTCAGCCAATCTGGCCACACACACCAATAGTATTATTGATGCCGACAATAAGCTAGAAATCACTTATAGTGAGCTAAATCAACGTATTGACGCTTTAATTGAGCGTTTACCAGCAACACGCCAACTCGTTGCATTGGTGGCTCATAATAATCTCAATTTTCTGATCAGCTACCTTGCTTTACTGCGGGCAAAACATGTAGTTTTACTGATAGAAAAAAACACCGATCAAGCAAATAACACGGTACAGAACCGTCATCAAAAAATACTGAATCAATACCAAGTTAACTACCTCATTGAGCAACAAGAGATCACTCTACTTAACGAAAAACCTGTAGCCCTGCACGCTTCATTAGCACTATTATTATCCACCAGTGGCTCAACGGGATCGGCTAAATTAGTGAAACTGAGTTATCATAATTTAACCGTAAACACCCAGTCGATATGCCAATACTTACCAATAAAATCAACCGACTGTGTAGTAACCACCCTACCGTTACACTACAGTTTTGGTTTATCGATATTACACACCCACTTAGCTGTTGGGGCGAAAATCGTATTAACCCAAGCCTCACCGATAGATAAAAGCTTGTGGCAAATCTATAAAGACCACCAACCTAGCTCATTTTATGGTGTACCTTTTAGTTTTGAGTTATTAACTAAGTTACAGCTTAAGCGCTTACCACTAGCTTCAGTGCAATATATGGCACAAGCTGGCGGACAGTTATCAGAAGCCACTTGTCAAAGCGTCAATAATTGGTGCCAAGAGAATAATAAAGCGTTATTTTTAATGTACGGGCAAACCGAAGCATGTGCCCGTATTGCTTACTTACCGCCGAAAAAAGTTGCGACAAAAAGTGGTTATATAGGTCAAGTTATACCACATGGCGAGTTGGCTATCATCAATAAACAGAATCAGCACGTGACCCTGAGCAATACCGTTGGCGAACTTTGTTATCGAGGTGGCAATGTATTTATCGGTTATGCCGAAAATGTTAATAGCTTAGCAACGTATGAGGAAATTGATTGGTTACACACCGGTGACTTAGCCGTTGTTGATAATGACGGAGATTATAAGTTAGTCGGCCGTATTAAACGGATAGTTAAAATCATGGGCAAGCGTATTAGTTTAGATGAAGTTGAAAGACATATCAGGGCGACTACGTCTATTGACTTCGCCATCAGCAATACTGATGATATGTTGACCTTGTACTATGTTGACTCTGACGCTGAACCAGATACTAAGCAATCACTAAATATTGAAAAGTTGCAACAAGACATCGCTGATTTTTGTCATATTAATCGCCGATATATAAACCTTAACTGTCGAGCGCTATTGCCGAGAAAATCTAATGGTAAAGTCGACTATATGGCACTGAGTCAATAA
- a CDS encoding acyl carrier protein, with protein sequence MSINKLKQAFATALEIPEHEINTSLNYAKHPKWDSTGHMILIAELENSFDVMLDTDDIIDMSSYSKAQEILAKYDISFNEQ encoded by the coding sequence GTGTCAATTAATAAACTTAAACAAGCATTTGCGACGGCATTAGAAATTCCTGAACATGAGATAAATACATCACTTAATTATGCCAAGCACCCGAAATGGGACTCTACAGGTCATATGATATTGATTGCTGAATTAGAGAATAGTTTCGATGTTATGCTTGATACCGATGATATTATTGACATGAGCTCTTATAGCAAAGCGCAAGAAATTTTAGCAAAGTATGATATATCATTTAACGAACAGTAA
- a CDS encoding acyl-CoA reductase: protein MNAPTEKNTALTDLAIYQYSHSDKQTILAEKLLALTNYHREHCLLYARFINAHYPNLAINHINDIPPFAARHFKEYLLASIAEKDIFRTLHSSGTSGQNSQIVLDAQTAQLQSTTLVKILQHWLGKARRPMLIIDTSATLKQPNAMTARAAGIRGFAMFGRDHCYALNEDLSLNTQAVVDFFDKYQQTPVLIFGFTYIVWQYFIDVLKQKNITAQFSHASLFHGGGWKKLQAQAVSNKVFKAQITQQLGQVSIHDYYGMVEQTGTIHIECEHGYLHTPIWADVITRRASDLTIADHGEQGLIQVNSIIAQSYPGHALLTEDLGIIIGEDTCPCGRKGKYFHVHGRVPKAQIRGCSDTLPSTSNNTDININHANTLDSVDNPQWHIKAAEQKANLPVPWHSALIDEVSLFSTFLLNNRQSKQQPELVALAFWCRKANLEKIKQDYISLSPDNKRHAIGNVFHIAPANVDTVFFYSLLLSVLSGNTNVVRISERSGDICRLLITLLKTFIAKNNSPLFSQMISIVEYNANNLALTKSLSQWSDFRIIWGGDLAIETINKIAPVEQQVCFPTRFSIAVMHLVAADDLNNLAKQFIADFLPFHQQACSSPKALFWLNTNTAIQQQFKNELISQLEQHQQKFTLTEQSERQINLQELLLENDKSIVSNHSHKQIATIEFDTITPVLIANHNGNGLLLMQNISDLSELPFDEKLQTVSTYGICENELLALNNKQCKRVVNLGQALTFNHLWDGINLLEKMTKHS from the coding sequence ATGAATGCGCCAACAGAAAAAAACACTGCCTTGACAGACCTAGCGATTTATCAATATTCACATAGCGATAAGCAAACAATATTGGCTGAAAAGCTGTTAGCGTTAACCAACTATCATCGTGAACACTGTCTATTATACGCACGCTTTATTAATGCTCATTATCCAAATTTAGCCATTAATCATATCAATGACATTCCGCCTTTCGCTGCACGTCATTTTAAAGAGTATTTATTAGCAAGTATTGCAGAAAAAGATATTTTCAGAACATTGCATTCTTCTGGTACGAGTGGACAAAACTCCCAAATAGTACTAGACGCCCAAACAGCGCAACTGCAAAGTACGACATTAGTTAAAATATTACAGCATTGGTTAGGTAAAGCCCGCAGACCTATGTTAATTATTGATACTTCAGCCACCTTAAAACAACCTAATGCCATGACAGCTAGAGCGGCAGGCATTCGTGGTTTTGCTATGTTTGGGCGTGACCACTGCTATGCACTGAACGAAGATTTGAGCCTAAATACGCAAGCAGTCGTAGATTTTTTCGATAAATATCAACAAACGCCAGTACTCATATTTGGTTTTACCTATATTGTTTGGCAATACTTTATTGATGTGCTAAAACAAAAAAATATTACTGCTCAGTTTTCACATGCTAGCTTATTTCATGGTGGCGGTTGGAAAAAGCTACAAGCACAGGCCGTTAGCAATAAGGTCTTTAAAGCACAAATAACACAACAGCTCGGTCAGGTAAGTATTCACGACTATTATGGTATGGTCGAACAAACCGGCACTATTCATATAGAATGTGAGCATGGCTATTTACATACGCCTATTTGGGCCGATGTTATTACACGCAGAGCCAGCGATTTAACTATTGCTGACCATGGCGAGCAAGGGCTCATTCAGGTAAATTCAATTATTGCCCAAAGTTATCCTGGGCATGCTTTGCTCACCGAAGACTTAGGCATAATTATTGGTGAAGATACTTGCCCATGTGGCCGAAAAGGTAAATATTTTCATGTTCATGGCCGTGTACCCAAAGCACAAATAAGAGGTTGTAGTGACACCTTACCAAGCACGAGTAATAATACAGATATTAATATTAACCATGCAAATACGCTAGATTCAGTCGACAATCCCCAATGGCATATCAAAGCCGCTGAGCAAAAAGCAAACTTACCTGTGCCATGGCATAGTGCGTTAATTGACGAAGTAAGCTTATTTTCAACATTTTTATTAAATAATAGGCAAAGCAAACAGCAACCTGAGTTAGTCGCCCTCGCCTTTTGGTGTCGTAAAGCTAATTTAGAGAAAATTAAGCAAGATTACATAAGCTTATCACCTGACAATAAACGCCATGCCATAGGTAATGTTTTTCATATTGCGCCCGCCAATGTTGATACAGTATTTTTTTACTCATTACTGCTCTCGGTATTGTCGGGTAATACTAATGTTGTCCGTATTAGTGAGCGCAGTGGCGACATTTGTCGCTTACTGATCACGCTATTAAAAACCTTTATAGCAAAAAACAACTCACCGCTATTTTCTCAAATGATCTCAATTGTTGAGTACAACGCTAATAACCTGGCATTAACTAAATCCTTAAGCCAATGGAGTGATTTTCGCATTATATGGGGCGGTGACTTAGCCATCGAAACAATAAATAAAATAGCCCCTGTAGAGCAGCAAGTTTGTTTTCCCACTCGATTTTCAATTGCTGTCATGCACTTAGTCGCAGCAGACGACTTAAATAATTTAGCTAAACAATTTATCGCCGACTTTTTACCATTTCACCAACAAGCCTGTTCATCACCAAAAGCCTTGTTTTGGCTGAACACCAACACCGCTATACAGCAGCAATTTAAGAATGAACTCATAAGTCAGCTAGAGCAACACCAACAAAAATTTACCTTAACAGAGCAATCTGAGCGGCAAATAAACTTACAAGAGCTACTATTAGAAAATGATAAATCGATAGTTAGCAATCACTCACATAAACAAATAGCAACTATTGAATTCGACACTATCACACCTGTATTAATAGCCAATCATAATGGGAATGGCCTGTTATTAATGCAAAATATAAGTGACTTAAGCGAATTACCATTTGATGAAAAACTACAAACGGTCAGTACTTATGGTATTTGCGAAAATGAGTTGTTAGCGTTAAATAATAAACAGTGTAAACGGGTAGTTAACTTAGGACAGGCACTGACATTTAATCATCTTTGGGATGGTATTAATTTATTAGAAAAAATGACGAAACATAGTTAA
- the pseG gene encoding UDP-2,4-diacetamido-2,4,6-trideoxy-beta-L-altropyranose hydrolase, translating to MLLSNTMKNSASIQPHSVVLIYANSSPSIGNGHVLRQLALAQALKKNSYHVSFIYQQMTVNIKQQLLNSNFACQQLGTRSINHYVQAYNASLLVIDDYHLTLTEKHNLTNCTADIVVFDDNTDNELIVADIIINAADDATAQDYHARSSQPTLLLGAKFRLIRAEFQTQRHLLKNKQARTRLMITMGGSDVANFTYPITQALLSYDPRLPLDIVIANMNHADEVALLALIKQHKNCRLHKNVTNMAPLMAEAKMAITAAGGTLYELATLGTPSVGLCVSKNQLSAMNSPMFNLGFLAFDCAEPSSNKPLVSILQAATTLWLATEQRQDMADNLFNHFDGQGADRIVSIINKLRR from the coding sequence ATGTTACTTTCTAACACTATGAAAAACAGCGCTTCTATTCAACCTCACTCAGTAGTATTAATTTATGCAAACAGTTCGCCTAGCATAGGTAATGGTCATGTTTTACGTCAGCTTGCCTTAGCACAAGCATTAAAGAAAAATTCTTATCATGTGAGCTTTATTTATCAGCAAATGACGGTAAATATTAAGCAGCAATTATTGAATAGCAATTTTGCCTGTCAACAACTTGGTACCCGTTCAATCAACCATTATGTGCAAGCTTATAATGCATCATTACTGGTCATTGATGACTACCATTTAACCCTCACTGAAAAGCATAACCTAACAAACTGTACTGCCGATATTGTTGTTTTCGATGACAATACTGATAATGAATTAATTGTTGCTGATATCATTATTAATGCTGCTGATGATGCAACAGCGCAGGACTATCATGCTCGTTCAAGTCAGCCAACACTTTTACTGGGTGCTAAATTCAGGCTCATTCGTGCTGAATTTCAAACGCAGCGCCATTTATTAAAAAACAAGCAAGCAAGAACACGGTTGATGATTACGATGGGAGGCTCTGATGTCGCTAATTTTACCTATCCTATTACACAAGCTTTACTGAGTTATGACCCAAGGTTGCCATTAGACATTGTTATTGCCAATATGAATCATGCCGATGAGGTAGCTTTGCTAGCATTAATCAAACAGCATAAAAATTGTCGTTTGCATAAAAACGTCACCAACATGGCGCCGTTAATGGCAGAGGCTAAAATGGCGATTACTGCCGCCGGCGGCACCTTATATGAACTTGCCACCTTAGGCACACCAAGTGTTGGTCTTTGCGTCAGTAAAAATCAACTATCTGCAATGAACTCCCCGATGTTTAATCTCGGTTTTTTAGCCTTTGATTGTGCTGAGCCCAGCAGTAATAAACCTCTGGTATCTATATTGCAGGCTGCTACAACGTTATGGCTAGCAACTGAACAACGCCAAGACATGGCTGACAATCTATTCAATCATTTTGATGGACAAGGTGCAGACCGTATTGTTTCAATAATCAACAAATTAAGACGCTAA
- a CDS encoding sigma-54-dependent Fis family transcriptional regulator: protein MQGQKHILVVDNDAARRQQIETVLAFVGEHYHVFSEVDIDKNLAEIPNILMIILCGDISSKLQGIIKARPTYPFVYHDILDKKQINGYVNVIGELTRPLNYAQLTELVHHSHQYHNNLPTKRDVNRPNSLFRSLVGISAPMQQVRFLIEQVASTAASVLILGESGTGKEVVARNIHNHSDRHKGPFVPVNCGAIPAELLESELFGHEKGAFTGAISTRKGRFEMAEGGTLFLDEIGDMPQPMQVKLLRVLQERTFERVGGAKSIKANVRIIAATHQHLEEMIKSNQFREDLYYRLNVFPIETPALRERKEDIPLLLQELISRFSAEQGQSVRFTDKAIESLQEHFWAGNVRELSNLIERMIIMYGEQVVNVGQLPLKYQHLDVDDFQPEYPEELQEREAINALFSGFDYDDEDDTTAHNSEQDTAANTEGKTVDVLPSDGLNLKEYLAELEVSLIKQALDKNDWVVARSAELLGMRRTTLVEKMRKYNLQK, encoded by the coding sequence ATGCAAGGGCAAAAACATATTTTAGTCGTCGATAATGACGCGGCAAGACGCCAACAAATAGAAACTGTTTTAGCCTTTGTTGGCGAGCATTATCATGTTTTTTCTGAAGTTGACATTGATAAGAATTTAGCTGAAATACCGAATATTCTGATGATAATTTTATGTGGTGATATTTCATCCAAGTTACAAGGAATTATTAAAGCACGGCCAACCTATCCATTTGTTTATCACGATATACTTGATAAAAAACAAATTAATGGTTATGTCAATGTCATTGGTGAACTAACCCGACCTTTAAATTATGCGCAATTAACTGAACTCGTGCATCATAGTCACCAATATCACAATAATTTGCCTACTAAGCGTGATGTTAATCGTCCAAACTCATTATTTCGTTCTTTAGTGGGCATCAGTGCTCCGATGCAACAAGTGCGCTTTTTAATTGAACAAGTAGCAAGTACGGCAGCGAGTGTATTGATCTTAGGTGAGTCTGGTACAGGTAAAGAGGTGGTTGCACGTAATATTCATAACCACTCTGATCGACATAAAGGGCCATTTGTACCGGTCAACTGTGGCGCTATTCCTGCTGAGCTGCTAGAAAGTGAGTTGTTTGGTCATGAGAAAGGTGCTTTTACCGGGGCTATTTCTACCCGTAAAGGTCGCTTTGAAATGGCGGAAGGCGGCACACTGTTTCTCGATGAGATTGGTGATATGCCGCAACCTATGCAAGTAAAACTGCTTCGTGTCTTGCAAGAGCGAACTTTTGAACGGGTGGGCGGGGCTAAAAGTATCAAAGCCAATGTGCGTATTATTGCTGCAACACATCAGCATTTAGAAGAGATGATTAAAAGCAATCAATTTCGTGAAGATCTTTATTATCGCTTAAATGTTTTCCCGATCGAAACACCAGCGCTAAGAGAGCGAAAAGAAGATATTCCGTTATTGTTACAAGAACTTATTTCAAGATTTAGCGCTGAGCAAGGTCAATCTGTACGTTTTACTGATAAAGCGATTGAATCATTACAGGAACACTTTTGGGCCGGTAATGTTCGTGAGTTGTCTAACTTAATTGAACGCATGATTATTATGTATGGTGAACAAGTGGTTAATGTCGGGCAACTACCGCTAAAATATCAACATTTAGATGTAGATGATTTTCAACCGGAATACCCAGAAGAATTGCAAGAACGTGAAGCGATTAATGCATTATTTTCAGGTTTTGATTACGATGATGAAGACGATACAACAGCGCACAATAGCGAACAAGATACAGCAGCGAATACTGAAGGTAAAACTGTCGATGTTTTGCCTAGTGATGGTCTTAATTTAAAAGAATACCTAGCTGAGCTAGAAGTATCATTGATTAAGCAAGCGCTTGATAAAAATGATTGGGTTGTTGCTCGCTCTGCTGAACTTTTAGGCATGCGTCGCACCACTTTAGTGGAAAAAATGCGTAAATATAACTTACAAAAGTAA
- the pseI gene encoding pseudaminic acid synthase codes for MPNNLFNAEFSINKRTIGSNHSPYVIAELSGNHQGDIQRALQLIDAAAASGVDAIKIQTYRPDTITLDHNGPEFCLTDGLWQGRTLFELYQEAHTPWEWHSELFKRAQQHNITLFSSPFDPTAIDLLEDLGCPAYKIASFEITDIALLKYAASTGKPIIMSTGMATAAEIAEAAQAIYDGGGRDLAILHCVSGYPAPLTDCNLQTIADLTRQYNLPIGLSDHSLTNTTAITAVALGARIIEKHFTLHENDNSVDAKFSLSPAQFSQLVTDIKDTWSVLGRVDYKLKQSEQSNHAFRRSLYIAQDIKAGEKFTTQNIKSVRPGLGLHPRYLDHVLTRTASCDLNAGSALKTEYITDFSPANRVQGTL; via the coding sequence ATGCCAAACAACTTATTTAACGCTGAGTTCTCTATTAACAAAAGAACCATTGGTTCAAATCATTCCCCTTACGTGATTGCTGAGCTATCAGGCAATCATCAAGGTGACATTCAACGCGCACTACAATTAATTGATGCGGCAGCAGCTAGCGGTGTTGACGCAATTAAGATTCAAACATATCGCCCTGATACCATTACGCTTGATCATAATGGTCCCGAGTTTTGTTTAACGGATGGCCTTTGGCAGGGCCGAACGTTATTCGAGCTTTACCAAGAAGCCCATACGCCATGGGAATGGCATAGTGAGTTATTTAAACGTGCACAGCAGCATAATATCACCTTATTTTCATCACCTTTTGACCCTACCGCTATCGATCTATTAGAAGATTTAGGCTGCCCTGCTTACAAAATTGCCTCTTTTGAAATTACCGACATTGCACTTTTAAAATATGCTGCATCGACAGGTAAACCGATTATTATGTCGACAGGTATGGCCACAGCAGCTGAAATTGCAGAAGCGGCACAAGCAATCTATGACGGTGGTGGCAGAGATTTAGCGATCTTACATTGTGTCAGTGGCTATCCTGCGCCATTAACGGATTGTAATTTACAAACCATTGCAGATTTAACACGGCAATATAATTTACCTATAGGGTTAAGTGATCACTCACTTACTAATACAACCGCCATCACAGCCGTTGCGTTGGGTGCGCGTATTATCGAGAAACACTTTACCTTGCACGAGAATGATAATAGTGTCGACGCAAAATTTTCACTGTCGCCGGCCCAATTTTCACAACTCGTGACGGATATAAAAGACACCTGGTCGGTATTAGGACGGGTTGATTACAAACTGAAACAGAGTGAACAAAGCAATCATGCCTTCAGACGCTCGCTTTATATTGCGCAAGATATAAAAGCAGGCGAAAAATTTACCACGCAAAACATTAAATCAGTGCGTCCAGGATTAGGGCTACATCCTCGCTATTTAGACCACGTACTTACTCGCACGGCAAGCTGTGATTTAAATGCAGGAAGTGCCTTAAAAACAGAATATATTACCGACTTTAGCCCTGCGAACCGCGTACAAGGGACATTGTAA